In a single window of the Melanotaenia boesemani isolate fMelBoe1 chromosome 22, fMelBoe1.pri, whole genome shotgun sequence genome:
- the LOC121634185 gene encoding vegetative cell wall protein gp1-like, with amino-acid sequence MPVPRSSPALQHSTLVPSTRPASHAGAQVSSSVPASHAGAQVLSSTSVSHAGSSGPVQRPTPAPRSRPALQCPTPVPQVPSSIPRRLPAPIQRPTPAPRFCPALQCPMPVPQVPSSIPCWHPGCEKLAVAAELGNSTPALFIILPPTNISNVQVM; translated from the exons ATGCCGGTGCCAAGGTCTTCTCCAGCACTTCAGCATTCCACGCTGGTGCCCAGCACCCGTCCAGCGTCCCACGCCGGCGCCCAGGTCTCGTCCAGCGTTCCAGCGTCCCACGCCGGCGCCCAGGTTCTGTCCAGCACTTCAGTGTCCCACGCCGGTTCCTCAGGTCCGGTCCAGCGTCCCACGCCGGCGCCCAGGTCTCGTCCAGCACTTCAGTGTCCCACGCCGGTTCCTCAGGTCCCGTCCAGCATCCCACGCCGGCTCCCAGCGCCCATCCAGCGTCCCACGCCGGCGCCCAGGTTCTGTCCAGCACTTCAGTGTCCCATGCCGGTTCCTCAGGTCCCATCCAGCATCCCATGCTGGCACCCAG GATGCGAAAAGCTGGCTGTAGCAGCTGAGCTGGGTAACAGTACGCCTGCTCTGTTCATCATTTTGCCACCCACAAACATCTCCAACGTGCAGGTCATGTGA